In the genome of Segnochrobactrum spirostomi, the window GCGCCTGGTGCGCGGCGTGCTCGCGCCGCAGCCGCTCTTCATCGCGCTCACGGCCTACGCGATCCGCGCCTCCTTCCTCGCCGCCCACCGGCTCGGCGAGGAGGTGTTCGGCGACCTCGCCGGCGCGATCGAATCCGGTGAATTGGCTCTGGTCGAGGCCGAGACGGGCCGGCTGCTGCCGACCTCGATGTTCACCCGCTGGAGCGCCCGATGACCCGCCGCGACGACATTCCCGAAGCGACGCCCGTGCGCCCGACCGCCGATCTGCCGAAGGCCGGCGCGTTCGAGAAGATCAGCGCCGTCTCGAACCCGAAGATCAAGCACATCCGCGCGCTTCAGATGCGCAAATACCGCGCCGAGACGGGTCTCTTCATCGCCGAGGGGGTGAAGCTCGCCGCCGACGCGCTGAAGGCCGGTTGGCCGGTCGATACCCTCGTCCTCGCGCTCGGTGCGATGGAGCACCCCTTCACCGCCCGTGTGGCGGCGACCGCCCGCGCCCGCGGCGCCACCATCATCGAGGCGAACGCCCCGGTGATGGAGAAGGTCTCCCGCCGCGAGAACCCGCAGACCGTCGTCGGCGTCTTCAAGCAGCGCATCGCCGGCCTCGACGCCGTCGCCAAGCATCCCGGCCTCTGGGTCGGGCTCGAGGCGGTCCGCGATCCGGGCAATCTCGGCACGGTGATCCGCACCGCCGACGCCCTCGGCGCCGCTGGCGTGCTCCTCGTCGGCGAGACCACCGATCCGTTCGGCCTCGAGGCGGTGCGGGCGACGATGGGTTCGTTCTTCCACGTGCCGCTCGCCCGCGCGAGCGTGGACGCCTTCCTCGCCTGGCGCCCGTCGTTCCGCGGCGCCGTGGTCGGCACCCACCTGTCCGGCACCAACGACATCCGCACCGCGGATTTCGGCGAGCCGGCGCTCCTCATGATGGGCAACGAACAGGCCGGCCTGTCGGACGCCGTCGCCACCGTGTGCGACGCGCTGGTCAAGATCCCGATGGCCGGCGAGGCGGATTCCCTGAACCTCGCGATCTCGACCGGCATCGCCCTGTTCGAGCTGCGCCGCAACCGCCTGACGCTCTGAAGGCGAGCGGACGGGAGTCCGTCAGATCAAACACGCAGGACACCGCAGAAAGCTGTCGCGAAGCTTGCGTCGTCTGTCTTCGACGCAAGAAAGTACGTCATAAATTCTTTTTAACTTTCCTTTACTTGGACGCCGCGAAGGCATTTGCCCTCTTCGCGACGGCGCATGCC includes:
- a CDS encoding TrmH family RNA methyltransferase translates to MTRRDDIPEATPVRPTADLPKAGAFEKISAVSNPKIKHIRALQMRKYRAETGLFIAEGVKLAADALKAGWPVDTLVLALGAMEHPFTARVAATARARGATIIEANAPVMEKVSRRENPQTVVGVFKQRIAGLDAVAKHPGLWVGLEAVRDPGNLGTVIRTADALGAAGVLLVGETTDPFGLEAVRATMGSFFHVPLARASVDAFLAWRPSFRGAVVGTHLSGTNDIRTADFGEPALLMMGNEQAGLSDAVATVCDALVKIPMAGEADSLNLAISTGIALFELRRNRLTL